One stretch of Candidatus Stygibacter australis DNA includes these proteins:
- a CDS encoding helix-turn-helix domain-containing protein, with product MQVLKDDVRLEILRQARREFLENGFRKASLRTIAGEAGMTVGNIYRYFESKDELFRELLAPIIGNIEMMKLGLHHHHEKIPKGSKAESDEHEAMVISVYGFIMKYREDLKLLLTGAGGSSLEGFKEELIRWYGEIYWQSLQEVWVVMGSGELKVNKRTIYLISQSVADSLIEVVVNDYSLEKVKIVAEEMFSFYGGGTQQILAAKLAKMNEEKGLE from the coding sequence ATGCAGGTATTAAAAGATGATGTAAGATTAGAAATACTCAGGCAGGCGCGACGTGAATTCCTGGAAAATGGTTTCCGCAAGGCAAGCTTACGGACAATTGCCGGAGAAGCAGGTATGACTGTAGGTAATATTTATCGCTACTTTGAGAGTAAAGATGAATTATTTCGAGAATTATTAGCTCCAATAATCGGTAATATAGAGATGATGAAGCTGGGTTTGCATCACCATCATGAGAAAATACCCAAAGGGAGTAAGGCAGAAAGTGATGAACATGAAGCAATGGTAATTTCAGTATATGGCTTTATCATGAAATATCGTGAGGATCTAAAGCTTTTATTAACTGGTGCAGGCGGGTCGAGTCTGGAAGGTTTTAAGGAAGAACTTATCCGCTGGTATGGTGAGATATACTGGCAGTCATTGCAGGAAGTATGGGTGGTAATGGGCAGTGGTGAACTGAAAGTCAATAAGAGAACTATTTATCTAATATCTCAAAGTGTGGCAGATTCATTGATAGAAGTAGTAGTTAATGACTATAGTTTGGAGAAGGTAAAAATAGTAGCAGAGGAAATGTTTTCTTTTTACGGGGGTGGCACGCAACAGATACTGGCAGCAAAGCTGGCAAAAATGAATGAAGAAAAAGGTCTGGAATAA
- a CDS encoding cation:proton antiporter yields the protein MDTTFLMLFSGLSIIAAYLLSQGINLTKSPLIVGYILAGAILGPAILNLINLDQIQHLNIINVLTLSFIGFGVGGELRFSELKKLGKSIVVIVLFEASAAFLAVAAVTALVLHSLPMGLIYGALAAATAPAGTTDVIRQYRAKGNLTTTLFAVMGLDDIYALVIYSISIPLALIFLGGSSADVSVSKALGEAGLEVAIAIGAGIAIGFIFSFGARLIHDRVSILLFSLGMILLNCGIAESYNISPILLNMAAGIVLVNRNAVNARKVFSALGNWTPPIYLLFFLLIGTRLNFNLIYDYSLLIIIYIISRSLGKWGGAYTGSLISKAPIMTRKYLGFTLLSQAGVAIGLALSAAKSLEKLNYHHEADQVIGVMTATTFIIMLFGPIITKIALVKAGEIKE from the coding sequence GTGGACACAACCTTTTTAATGCTTTTTAGTGGTTTATCTATCATTGCTGCCTATCTACTATCTCAGGGGATAAATCTGACTAAATCTCCATTGATAGTGGGTTATATCCTTGCTGGAGCTATATTAGGACCTGCTATCCTTAACTTGATCAATCTGGATCAAATCCAGCACCTTAATATTATCAATGTACTCACACTATCATTTATTGGATTTGGAGTTGGAGGAGAACTACGTTTTTCGGAACTAAAAAAGCTTGGTAAAAGCATTGTGGTCATCGTGTTGTTTGAAGCCTCAGCAGCTTTTCTGGCAGTAGCAGCAGTAACAGCACTAGTGTTACATAGTTTACCTATGGGATTGATCTATGGAGCCCTGGCGGCTGCTACAGCACCGGCAGGTACTACAGATGTTATTAGACAATATCGGGCAAAAGGTAATTTAACAACCACTCTCTTCGCAGTAATGGGACTTGATGACATCTATGCTCTTGTGATCTATTCTATTTCAATACCTTTGGCATTGATCTTTCTGGGTGGTTCATCAGCAGATGTTTCTGTATCCAAGGCACTTGGTGAAGCCGGTCTTGAAGTTGCCATTGCTATTGGTGCTGGCATTGCGATTGGCTTTATTTTCTCTTTTGGTGCAAGATTGATTCATGATCGAGTATCCATCCTGCTTTTTTCTCTTGGTATGATATTGCTCAATTGTGGAATAGCAGAAAGTTACAATATTTCACCAATTCTGTTAAATATGGCTGCTGGTATTGTCCTGGTTAACCGAAATGCAGTAAATGCTCGCAAAGTTTTCTCTGCCTTAGGAAACTGGACACCGCCTATATATCTGCTCTTTTTTCTCTTAATTGGTACTCGTCTGAATTTTAATCTTATCTATGACTATAGCTTGCTTATAATAATCTACATTATCAGCAGATCCCTTGGTAAATGGGGTGGTGCATATACCGGATCTTTAATCTCCAAAGCGCCTATAATGACCAGAAAATATTTAGGATTCACTCTACTGTCTCAGGCTGGTGTGGCTATCGGACTAGCTCTTTCTGCTGCTAAGTCGCTGGAGAAATTAAATTACCATCATGAAGCAGACCAGGTGATCGGAGTAATGACAGCAACTACTTTTATCATCATGCTATTTGGACCTATAATCACTAAAATAGCACTGGTGAAAGCAGGAGAGATCAAAGAATAA
- a CDS encoding TonB-dependent receptor has protein sequence MKKTVVFTVLMVLGLGLSAATVSGYIVSAANGERITYANVLLPEIERGSQTNLDGIFTITDVVAGEYLVKVVCMGYRVKESQIVIADELDDQYLNFKLEREAIQVAGTGVSGAVTRQRIDFDAESQEIMSGKLELKGDLIADLPQAADADVIKAIQILPGVSSLNEQSNGLYVRGGTPDQNQILLDDTDVYNPSHLGGIYSTFNTDAIASVNLYKAGFPSKYGDRLSSVLDIRNKDGNRQEMEGIFRLSMMSAAATVQGPWSLLGEKGSIMASFRRTMYDVFPLDVPDMGFYDGHLKINWDAGKYDKVFFSTYFGEDNFYSNEGEATDMVWGNNTYTGQWRHIFNSTMYGNFNLSNSRFHFDLKQSFDSDASVTQENQINDVTIKGNFHLQANASHKMEFGFEGKYLNITFGAATDLDINTSHYPWLEVPSYQASGYVQDSWELNDNWTIQPGLRFTWCEATSEYHPDKDIVDFYRLSPRFSLRRRLPANSSAFFSYGRYYQYLTTANRTDWPMTLWMPIDKSVEPGEADHYVLGWQKRFSGNLSLQVEGYYKDLRNQVAINEDVFYEWNDGYYLSDAYNVGDGYSWGGELLMASQWYGMEGFISYSYSQTRIQIDGMNINPDTGESEFFYPTHDRTHNLKLLENYYLTRETGQFILGSEVTLGVVYTFGTGQPQQTPEGIYEDEFGYQFVEGYLDNERLPDYSRLDLSLKFKWEFDQWSIEPYFMMINALDRNNVWTRDWYPETDNSEIALKYRDTYMFGRMPFLGVNISW, from the coding sequence ATGAAAAAAACAGTGGTTTTTACAGTATTGATGGTATTGGGGCTGGGACTGAGTGCAGCGACTGTGAGTGGTTATATTGTATCTGCTGCTAATGGAGAGCGGATCACGTATGCAAATGTGCTGCTACCGGAAATCGAGCGCGGTTCGCAGACAAATCTGGACGGTATATTCACAATAACCGATGTGGTTGCCGGTGAATATCTGGTAAAAGTGGTCTGCATGGGCTACAGGGTGAAAGAGAGTCAGATCGTGATAGCAGATGAACTTGATGATCAGTATCTTAATTTTAAGCTGGAACGTGAAGCTATTCAGGTAGCAGGCACTGGCGTAAGTGGTGCTGTTACACGGCAGAGGATAGACTTTGACGCTGAAAGCCAGGAAATAATGTCAGGTAAGCTGGAATTGAAAGGTGATCTGATAGCAGACCTGCCGCAGGCAGCCGATGCGGATGTGATCAAAGCTATTCAGATACTGCCGGGAGTTTCCAGCCTAAATGAACAATCAAACGGTTTATATGTGCGGGGTGGTACACCGGATCAGAACCAGATACTCCTTGATGACACTGACGTCTATAATCCATCTCATTTGGGTGGTATCTACAGCACATTTAATACGGATGCCATCGCGAGTGTGAATCTATATAAAGCCGGATTTCCCAGTAAATATGGAGACCGGTTGTCTTCGGTACTTGATATTCGTAATAAAGATGGTAACCGGCAGGAAATGGAAGGAATATTTCGACTTAGTATGATGAGCGCTGCAGCTACGGTGCAGGGTCCCTGGTCATTACTTGGTGAGAAGGGTTCCATTATGGCATCTTTTCGCAGAACAATGTATGATGTATTTCCCCTGGATGTCCCTGATATGGGATTTTATGATGGACACCTAAAGATAAACTGGGATGCGGGAAAGTATGACAAAGTATTTTTCAGTACTTATTTTGGAGAGGACAACTTCTATTCTAATGAAGGTGAAGCAACTGATATGGTTTGGGGCAATAATACCTATACCGGTCAATGGCGTCATATCTTCAATTCCACGATGTATGGTAATTTTAATCTATCCAACAGCAGGTTTCACTTCGATCTAAAGCAGAGTTTCGACAGTGATGCTTCCGTCACGCAGGAGAACCAGATAAATGATGTCACCATAAAGGGCAATTTTCATTTACAGGCAAATGCATCTCACAAAATGGAATTTGGCTTTGAAGGTAAATATCTGAATATCACGTTTGGTGCAGCAACAGATCTTGATATCAACACCAGTCATTACCCCTGGCTGGAAGTACCTTCTTACCAGGCTAGCGGTTATGTTCAAGACAGTTGGGAATTAAATGACAATTGGACAATACAACCCGGATTACGATTCACCTGGTGCGAGGCGACAAGTGAATATCATCCTGATAAGGATATAGTGGATTTCTATAGGCTGTCACCACGATTCTCGCTTCGGAGAAGACTGCCTGCCAATAGTAGTGCTTTCTTTAGCTATGGCAGATACTATCAGTACTTGACCACTGCCAATCGAACTGACTGGCCAATGACTTTGTGGATGCCAATTGATAAAAGTGTGGAACCAGGGGAAGCAGATCATTATGTGCTGGGTTGGCAAAAGCGGTTCAGCGGAAATCTGTCCTTGCAGGTAGAAGGATATTATAAAGACCTGCGTAATCAAGTAGCTATTAATGAAGATGTATTTTATGAATGGAATGATGGTTATTATTTATCTGATGCATATAATGTGGGAGATGGTTATAGCTGGGGTGGTGAATTGCTAATGGCTTCCCAATGGTACGGAATGGAAGGATTTATCAGTTATTCATACAGTCAGACACGCATCCAGATAGATGGGATGAACATTAATCCAGATACAGGTGAATCAGAATTCTTTTATCCCACACATGATAGAACCCATAACCTGAAATTACTGGAAAATTACTATCTCACTCGAGAAACGGGTCAGTTTATCCTGGGCAGTGAAGTAACTCTCGGTGTGGTTTACACCTTTGGAACGGGTCAACCTCAGCAGACACCAGAGGGTATATATGAAGATGAATTTGGCTATCAATTTGTAGAAGGCTATCTAGATAATGAACGGCTACCCGATTATTCCAGATTAGATTTGAGCCTGAAATTCAAATGGGAATTTGATCAATGGAGTATCGAACCATACTTTATGATGATAAATGCTTTAGATAGAAATAATGTGTGGACCCGAGACTGGTATCCAGAAACTGATAATTCAGAAATAGCACTGAAATATCGTGATACATATATGTTTGGCAGAATGCCCTTTCTGGGCGTTAATATATCCTGGTAG
- a CDS encoding PTS sugar transporter subunit IIA has protein sequence MDKIIQISEILRPDFIIDLQSASKASALEELLEVIIHSDKITDAKKFSKAIKAREKLMSTGIGYGIAVPHARDRSILDFVMAVGRSKVGVKYESIDDQPVQLIFMIGASDSQDRDYIKLLSRLVLRVKNDDLKNKIMSAESPGEIYEIIKGTR, from the coding sequence ATGGATAAAATTATTCAGATTTCTGAGATTTTGCGACCAGATTTTATTATTGACCTGCAATCAGCAAGCAAAGCATCTGCATTGGAAGAATTGCTTGAGGTTATCATTCATAGCGATAAGATCACCGATGCGAAAAAGTTCAGTAAAGCAATAAAAGCTCGAGAAAAACTTATGAGTACTGGCATTGGGTATGGAATTGCGGTTCCTCATGCAAGAGATCGTAGTATATTGGATTTCGTGATGGCTGTGGGTCGAAGCAAAGTTGGTGTAAAGTATGAATCTATTGATGATCAGCCCGTTCAACTTATCTTTATGATCGGAGCTTCAGATAGTCAGGATAGAGATTATATCAAATTGCTTTCACGATTGGTTTTACGCGTGAAAAATGATGATCTTAAAAATAAGATAATGTCAGCAGAAAGTCCTGGTGAAATATACGAAATCATCAAAGGCACAAGGTAG